Proteins from one Fibrobacter sp. genomic window:
- a CDS encoding pirin family protein has protein sequence MDRPVKVAAAAIEDGAGVRIWRLFPSPEYGSFDPFVLLDEFFVKKGTGFPEHQHRGFEAVTYMIDGAFRHKDTLGNDTTVLEGGAQRFSAGKGIVHSEMPGSDEGCHGFQLWINLPIHLKRSEPEYQQVNPEQIKTEVNGNVEIRTILGGNSPVKHFTPAQFKDFRLSGASSLSLPIPFHNGFLYVYSGEVETEYGPLMAHEALFLKKTGVIQVDAKDPVRFIMVSGNPLNQPIVIRGSFVE, from the coding sequence ATGGACAGACCAGTCAAGGTGGCTGCTGCAGCGATAGAGGATGGGGCAGGGGTGAGGATATGGCGGCTTTTCCCTTCGCCTGAATATGGCAGTTTTGATCCTTTTGTGTTGCTCGATGAGTTTTTCGTGAAAAAGGGAACGGGTTTTCCTGAACATCAGCACAGGGGTTTTGAGGCTGTCACCTATATGATCGATGGAGCGTTCAGGCACAAAGATACTCTGGGAAACGATACAACGGTTTTGGAAGGGGGAGCGCAGAGATTCAGCGCAGGGAAGGGTATTGTGCACTCTGAGATGCCGGGCAGTGATGAGGGTTGTCACGGGTTTCAGCTCTGGATCAATCTCCCTATACACCTTAAAAGGAGCGAACCGGAATATCAGCAGGTCAATCCTGAGCAGATAAAGACAGAAGTGAATGGAAACGTGGAGATACGCACCATTCTTGGCGGTAATTCACCTGTAAAGCATTTCACACCTGCTCAATTTAAAGACTTCAGACTTTCCGGTGCCTCCTCATTGAGTCTTCCGATACCATTCCATAACGGTTTTCTCTATGTTTACAGCGGAGAGGTAGAGACCGAGTATGGACCCCTGATGGCTCATGAAGCACTTTTTTTGAAGAAAACAGGGGTTATTCAGGTGGATGCAAAAGATCCGGTGAGATTTATAATGGTCAGCGGAAATCCTTTGAACCAGCCAATTGTGATAAGAGGAAGTTTCGTAGAGTAA